One segment of Formicincola oecophyllae DNA contains the following:
- the fdhE gene encoding formate dehydrogenase accessory protein FdhE, with protein sequence MTSQPTNDPKQTNRAQPNGAAAPQEDTANRQALKEVQIKRLQGQKEHVGAAKRRAPATLPNDQPDTATMDAVPPIEGILSPQLGTLYERRLAQFKKLALEAGETNGGPYLGFLAVLTAAQRNLLQTAPLPAGAMATMQAWLNMERMPNAAELAAATFWQVLFKRLVMDVSPLLTPEHAQRLHDLAADRAALSQQAASLLAGDFLSVDGAVSAPLWAALSLAWAQGAQRLLADENAREARTKTPSVACPACGGLPTGSLLMGGKREGLRYQHCALCETRWHRVRSVCTQCGDGQSMDYWSVDDREAPMEVESCGQCQTYVKVFRLDRAPDLEPVASDFASLMLDDAVGREGFTRATVNPYALPV encoded by the coding sequence ATGACATCCCAACCCACCAACGACCCCAAGCAGACCAACCGTGCCCAGCCAAACGGCGCCGCAGCGCCCCAGGAAGATACCGCTAACCGCCAGGCCCTCAAGGAGGTGCAGATCAAGCGCCTGCAAGGCCAGAAGGAGCATGTAGGCGCCGCCAAGCGCCGTGCCCCAGCCACCTTGCCCAATGACCAACCAGACACAGCCACCATGGATGCCGTGCCCCCTATCGAAGGCATCCTCTCACCCCAATTGGGGACCCTCTATGAACGCCGTCTGGCGCAATTCAAGAAACTGGCGTTGGAGGCTGGCGAAACTAACGGGGGGCCCTATCTGGGCTTCCTGGCTGTTTTGACGGCAGCGCAGCGCAACCTGCTTCAAACAGCACCCTTGCCGGCTGGAGCCATGGCCACCATGCAGGCTTGGCTGAACATGGAACGCATGCCTAATGCGGCGGAATTGGCAGCGGCCACCTTCTGGCAGGTGCTTTTCAAGCGCCTTGTCATGGATGTGTCCCCCCTTCTGACCCCAGAGCACGCTCAGCGCCTGCATGACCTGGCTGCTGACAGGGCAGCGCTTTCCCAACAGGCGGCCAGCCTGCTTGCTGGGGACTTCCTCTCTGTCGATGGCGCGGTTTCCGCCCCTCTCTGGGCGGCCCTCTCCCTGGCCTGGGCGCAAGGGGCGCAGCGCCTGCTGGCGGATGAGAACGCGCGCGAAGCCCGCACCAAGACCCCTTCCGTGGCGTGCCCCGCCTGTGGCGGGCTGCCCACGGGTTCGCTTCTCATGGGGGGCAAGCGCGAAGGGCTGCGCTACCAGCATTGCGCCTTGTGCGAAACCCGCTGGCACCGCGTGCGCTCTGTCTGCACCCAATGTGGCGATGGGCAAAGCATGGATTACTGGTCTGTGGATGACCGCGAAGCCCCCATGGAGGTGGAAAGCTGTGGCCAATGCCAAACATACGTAAAAGTGTTCAGGTTGGACCGTGCCCCTGACCTAGAACCAGTTGCCTCTGACTTCGCTTCCCTCATGCTGGATGACGCCGTGGGACGTGAAGGATTCACCCGCGCCACCGTTAACCCCTATGCGCTGCCTGTTTAA